A DNA window from Polyodon spathula isolate WHYD16114869_AA chromosome 18, ASM1765450v1, whole genome shotgun sequence contains the following coding sequences:
- the LOC121330998 gene encoding GATOR complex protein WDR24-like isoform X2: protein MVKLLLAHQKKMEKMARVTTALGSNTISGCTMFCHLDAPANAISVCRDAAQVVVAGRNIFKIYALEEEQFVEKLNLRVGRKPSLNFSCADVMWHQMDENLLATAATNGAVVTWNLGKPSRNKQDQLFTEHKRTVNKVCFHPTEVYMLLSGSQDGYMKCFDLRKKGSASTFSGQSESVRDVQFSIRDYFTFAASFENGNVQLWDIRRPDRYERMFTAHNGPVFCCDWHPEDRGWLATGGRDKMVKVWDITTNRAKEIHCVQTIASVARVKWRPERKYHLATCSMMVDHNIYVWDVRRPFIPFATFEEHKDVTTGIVWRHLHDPGFLLSGSKDSTLYQHKFKDASRPVDKANPEGLCFGLFGDLAFAAKESLISGGGDSNRKPYGGGGDRRYPIFFFKKPDLTEQFAHVSSALSVFETDLESSRMDWFVKTARRYLLSGKPFGELCDHNAKVAKELNRPQVATTWTMLRIMYSDPGSLTTATGISKGGSIPLMNSFNMKEIAAGGLGSEGRLDRAKGETRQDSTHLDPGNSLLNNNDENEETEGSEGPADYLFGDAELEDDDLYPMENENATAEEAEYILPQEAFPLRHEIMDNPSVPEHLQDKVDSPHVSGNEAETVCLTPIKSFSLISISQPLYESHLPASFFSPVVREMLQHYAEAGDVQMAVSVLIVLGDRIRKEVDEVTQEHWYTSYIDLLQRFKLWNVSNEVIKLSTSSAINCLNQTSTTLHINCSNCKRPMSNKGWICDRCHQCASICAVCHHVVKGLFVWCQGCSHGGHLEHIMNWLKSSSHCPAGCGHLCEYT from the exons ATGGTAAAGCTACTTCTTGCCCATCAGAAG AAAATGGAAAAGATGGCGCGTGTGACCACGGCTCTGGGCAGCAACACCATCAGTGGGTGCACCATGTTCTGCCACCTGGACGCCCCCGCGAATGCCATCAGCGTGTGCCGTGACGCCGCGCAGGTGGTGGTGGCCGGCCGAAACATCTTCAAGATCTATGCCTTGGAGGAGGAGCAGTTCGTGGAGAAGCTAAACCTGCGCGTGGGCCGCAAGCCCTCCCTCAACTTCAGCTGCGCCGATGTCATGTGGCATCAGATGGACGAGAACCTGCTGGCCACAGCGGCCACCAACGGCGCGGTGGTCACGTGGAACCTGGGCAAACCATCCCGCAACAAGCAGGACCAGCTGTTCACGGAGCACAAGCggactgtcaacaaggtctgCTTCCACCCCACTGAGGTGTACATGCTGCTGAGCGGCTCGCAGGATGGCTACATGAAGTGCTTCGACCTGCGCAAGAAGGGGTCAGCCAGCACCTTTTCAG gGCAGTCCGAAAGTGTGAGGGACGTGCAGTTCAGCATCCGGGATTACTTCACTTTCGCTGCATCCTTTGAGAACGGGAACGTGCAGCTGTGGGATATTCGGCGCCCTGATCGATATGAGAGGATGTTCACCGCGCACAACGGGCCGGTCTTCTGCTGTGACTGGCACCCTGAGGACCG GGGCTGGCTGGCAACAGGGGGCCGTGACAAGATGGTTAAAGTGTGGGACATAACGACGAACCGCGCCAAGGAGATCCACTGCGTGCAGACCATCGCCTCGGTGGCGCGGGTGAAGTGGCGGCCGGAGCGCAAGTACCACCTGGCCACCTGCTCCATGATGGTGGACCACAACATCTACGTGTGGGACGTGCGCCGGCCGTTCATCCCCTTCGCCACCTTCGAGGAGCACAAGGATGTCACCACGGGCATCGTGTGGCGCCACCTCCACGACCCCGGCTTCCTGCTCTCAGGCTCCAAGGACAGTACCCTCTACCAGCACAAGTTCAAGGACGCCAGCCGGCCCGTGGACAAGGCCAACCCAGAGGGGCTGTGCTTCGGGCTGTTCGGGGACTTGGCCTTCGCGGCCAAGGAGAGTCTGATCAGCGGCGGTGGTGACTCCAACCGCAAACCGTACGGGGGCGGGGGCGACCGGCGCTACCCCATCTTCTTCTTCAAGAAGCCCGACCTCACTGAGCAGTTCGCCCACGTGTCGAGCGCGCTCAGCGTCTTCGAGACTGACCTGGAGAGCAGCCGCATGGACTGGTTCGTCAAGACCGCCCGCCGCTACCTGCTGAGCGGCAAGCCCTTCGGGGAGCTGTGCGACCACAACGCCAAGGTAGCCAAGGAGCTCAATCGACCCCAG GTAGCGACAACCTGGACTATGCTGAGGATTATGTATTCAGATCCAGGGAGCCTCACTACAGCCACAGGCATTAGCAAAGGGGGATCTATACCTCTCATGAACAG CTTCAATATGAAGGAGATTGCAGCAGGCGGTCTGGGGAGCGAGGGCAGGCTGGATCGGGCAAAAGGGGAGACTCGGCAGGACAGCACCCACCTGGACCCAGGAAACTCCCTACTCAACAACAACGACG AGAATGAGGAAACGGAGGGCAGTGAGGGTCCGGCAGATTACCTCTTTGGAGACGCGGAGCTAGAGGACGATGACCTATACCCGATGGAGAACGAGAACGCGACGG CGGAGGAGGCAGAGTACATCCTGCCCCAGGAGGCGTTCCCTCTGCGCCACGAGATCATGGACAACCCCTCCGTGCCAGAGCACCTGCAGGACAAGGTGGACTCGCCCCACGTGAGCGGCAACGAGGCGGAGACGGTGTGCCTGACCCCCATCAAGTCCTTCTCCCTCATCTCCATCTCCCAGCCCCTGTATGAGAGCCACCTGCCGGCCAGCTTCTTCAGCCCCGTGGTGCGTGAGATGCTACAGCACTACGCCGAGGCCGGCGACGTGCAGATGGCCGTGTCCGTGCTCATCGTCCTGGGAGACCGCATCCGCAAGGAGGTGGACGAGGTCACTCAG GAGCACTGGTACACGTCGTACATTGATCTCCTGCAGCGCTTCAAGCTGTGGAACGTCTCCAACGAGGTGATCAAGCTCAGCACCAGTAGTGCCATCAACTGCCTCAACCAGACCTCCACCACCCTCCACATCAACTGCAGCAACTGCAAGCGACCCATGAGCAACAAGGGCTGGATCTGCGACAG GTGTCACCAGTGTGCCAGTATCTGCGCCGTGTGTCACCACGTGGTGAAGGGGCTCTTTGTCTGGTGCCAGGGCTGCAGCCATGGGGGGCACCTGGAGCACATCATGAACTGGCTGAAGAGCAGCTCACACTGCCCGGCCGGCTGCGGGCACCTGTGTGAATACACCTGA
- the LOC121331137 gene encoding uncharacterized protein C7orf50 — METVCEPRNNSLFLQYAEKQRLQHELQIQPDPEEVLPEVQGEEEEEEDEEDEEGLTLEERMILEQKIKKERKKEEKQQMKEAGVSAQVSVKPSRLEMAQDYLTCWSKNHKDWRFQKMRRTWLLQHMCDSDKVPDEFFAVLLEYLDGLKDGARKTTVKKAESLIEGCEDWEDSATLVKAGRAREIIQLFS, encoded by the exons ATGGAAACCGTGTGCGAACCGAGGAATAACTCGCttttcctccaatacgcagagaAGCAGAGACTGCAGCACGAGTTACAAATTCAACCA gatcCAGAAGAGGTCCTCCCTGAGGtacagggagaggaggaggaggaggaggatgaggaggatgaagagggctTAACGCTGGAGGAGAGGATGATTCTGGAACAGAAGATCAAGAAGGAGCGTAAGAAGGAGGAGAAGCAGCAGATGAAGGAAGCTGGGGTCAGTGCTCAGGTGTCTGTGAAACCGTCCAGGTTGGAGATGGCCCAGGACTATCTGACCTG ctggTCCAAAAACCACAAAGACTGGAGATTTCAAAAGATGAGACGGACCTGGCTTCTGCAGCACATGTGTGACAGCGACAAG GTTCCTGATGAGTTCTTCGCAGTGCTGCTGGAGTATCTGGATGGGCTGAAGGACGGCGCTCGCAAGACTACGGTGAAGAAGGCGGAGTCCCTCATCGAAGGCTGCGAGGATTGGGAAGACAGCGCCACCCTTGTGAAGGCAGGACGAGCCAGAGAGATCATCCAGCTGTTCTCCTAA
- the anks3 gene encoding ankyrin repeat and SAM domain-containing protein 3 isoform X1 — MPRRSRHSRNKPLSIHDGPQAIAFRVGDATKHHERSVAPLGYVTFRAGLGQSEGISNRDVTSPINKLDLESNSSQDESPFFDNDMPTMRCSSSSSSSSSVEGLPPKLGVSRDGSLESNEDSDQKNSPPNRRKNKNRYGNSESVQACDAVNAGVHPSAAAAPSYSGPKDLGEFLETIGFSKYVPLLEEQDIDLRIFLTLTENDLKEVGITLFGPKRKMTSAIARWHSNARPPSDALEQAYADQLEAEMQEMAIQLHKKCAEMEQLQGQVSQERELRMVVESCLMEDKMGWRRFQEQVEVTQGAAREAGRALERVRACQAELLVRLKNDSAWGLRSEGRAIQQGEKGSDSWKDALKSLSVAELASTLEECQGELEKTWPLVTKNLDRLKDAEKESPGWTES, encoded by the exons ATGCCTCGCCGCTCCCGCCACAGCCGAAACAAGCCACTGAGCATCCACGACGGGCCGCAGGCCATCGCCTTCCGAGTGGGAGACGCCACCAAGCACCACG AGCGCAGCGTGGCTCCGCTTGGCTACGTGACGTTCCGAGCTGGACTGGGGCAGTCCGAGGGCATCAGTAACCGAGACGTCACCTCGCCCATCAACAAGCTGGATTTGGAGAGCAACAGCAGTCAAG ACGAGAGTCCATTCTTCGACAACGACATGCCGACTATgcggtgcagcagcagcagcagcagcagcagcagcgtcgAGGGGCTGCCCCCAAAACTGGGGGTCAGTCGGGACGGCTCCCTGGAGAGCAACGAG gaCTCGGACCAGAAGAACTCACCACCCAATCGCAGGAAAAACAAGAATCGCTATGGCAACAGTGAGAGTGTGCAGGCCTGTGATGCGGTGAATGCTGGGGTTCACCCCTCAGCTGCAGCGGCTCCTTCATACTCCGGTCCGAAG GACCTGGGCGAGTTCCTGGAGACGATCGGGTTTTCAAAGTACGTCCCCCTGCTGGAGGAGCAAGACATTGACCTGCGGATTTTCCTCACGCTGACCGAGAACGACCTGAAGGAAGTGGGCATTAC GCTGTTTGGTCCCAAGCGGAAGATGACGTCAGCGATCGCGCGGTGGCACAGCAACGCCCGCCCCCCCAGCGATGCCCTTGAGCAGGCGTACGCTGACCAGCTGGAGGCAGAGATGCAGGAGATGGCAATCCAGCTGCATAAG aaatgcgcGGAGATGGAGCAGCTGCAGGGCCAGGTGTCTCAGGAGAGGGAGCTGCGCATGGTGGTGGAGAGCTGCCTCATGGAAGACAAGATGGGCTGGAGAAGGTTCCAGGAGCAGGTGGAGGTCACACAGGGAGCGGCGCGGGAAGCAGGCAGAGCGCTGGAGAGAGTGCG GGCGTGCCAGGCAGAGCTCCTTGTGCGGTTGAAGAACGACAGCGCTTGGGGGTTGCGGTCGGAGGGCAGAGCGATACAGCAGGGGGAGAAAG GCAGTGATAGCTGGAAGGATGCCCTGAAGTCGTTGAGTGTGGCAGAGCTGGCGTCTACCCTAGAGGAGTGTCAAGGGGAATTGG AGAAGACATGGCCGCTGGTGACGAAAAACCTGGACAGGTTGAAGGACGCAGAGAAAGAGAGTCCGGGCTGGACAGAGTCCTAG
- the anks3 gene encoding ankyrin repeat and SAM domain-containing protein 3 isoform X2 yields MPRRSRHSRNKPLSIHDGPQAIAFRVGDATKHHERSVAPLGYVTFRAGLGQSEGISNRDVTSPINKLDLESNSSQDESPFFDNDMPTMRCSSSSSSSSSVEGLPPKLGVSRDGSLESNEDSDQKNSPPNRRKNKNRYGNSESVQACDAVNAGVHPSAAAAPSYSGPKDLGEFLETIGFSKYVPLLEEQDIDLRIFLTLTENDLKEVGITLFGPKRKMTSAIARWHSNARPPSDALEQAYADQLEAEMQEMAIQLHKKCAEMEQLQGQVSQERELRMVVESCLMEDKMGWRRFQEQVEVTQGAAREAGRALERVRACQAELLVRLKNDSAWGLRSEGRAIQQGEKEKTWPLVTKNLDRLKDAEKESPGWTES; encoded by the exons ATGCCTCGCCGCTCCCGCCACAGCCGAAACAAGCCACTGAGCATCCACGACGGGCCGCAGGCCATCGCCTTCCGAGTGGGAGACGCCACCAAGCACCACG AGCGCAGCGTGGCTCCGCTTGGCTACGTGACGTTCCGAGCTGGACTGGGGCAGTCCGAGGGCATCAGTAACCGAGACGTCACCTCGCCCATCAACAAGCTGGATTTGGAGAGCAACAGCAGTCAAG ACGAGAGTCCATTCTTCGACAACGACATGCCGACTATgcggtgcagcagcagcagcagcagcagcagcagcgtcgAGGGGCTGCCCCCAAAACTGGGGGTCAGTCGGGACGGCTCCCTGGAGAGCAACGAG gaCTCGGACCAGAAGAACTCACCACCCAATCGCAGGAAAAACAAGAATCGCTATGGCAACAGTGAGAGTGTGCAGGCCTGTGATGCGGTGAATGCTGGGGTTCACCCCTCAGCTGCAGCGGCTCCTTCATACTCCGGTCCGAAG GACCTGGGCGAGTTCCTGGAGACGATCGGGTTTTCAAAGTACGTCCCCCTGCTGGAGGAGCAAGACATTGACCTGCGGATTTTCCTCACGCTGACCGAGAACGACCTGAAGGAAGTGGGCATTAC GCTGTTTGGTCCCAAGCGGAAGATGACGTCAGCGATCGCGCGGTGGCACAGCAACGCCCGCCCCCCCAGCGATGCCCTTGAGCAGGCGTACGCTGACCAGCTGGAGGCAGAGATGCAGGAGATGGCAATCCAGCTGCATAAG aaatgcgcGGAGATGGAGCAGCTGCAGGGCCAGGTGTCTCAGGAGAGGGAGCTGCGCATGGTGGTGGAGAGCTGCCTCATGGAAGACAAGATGGGCTGGAGAAGGTTCCAGGAGCAGGTGGAGGTCACACAGGGAGCGGCGCGGGAAGCAGGCAGAGCGCTGGAGAGAGTGCG GGCGTGCCAGGCAGAGCTCCTTGTGCGGTTGAAGAACGACAGCGCTTGGGGGTTGCGGTCGGAGGGCAGAGCGATACAGCAGGGGGAGAAAG AGAAGACATGGCCGCTGGTGACGAAAAACCTGGACAGGTTGAAGGACGCAGAGAAAGAGAGTCCGGGCTGGACAGAGTCCTAG
- the LOC121330998 gene encoding GATOR complex protein WDR24-like isoform X1 has product MVKLLLAHQKAKAVGPQDSEDQATRGHSYQCSLQQKMEKMARVTTALGSNTISGCTMFCHLDAPANAISVCRDAAQVVVAGRNIFKIYALEEEQFVEKLNLRVGRKPSLNFSCADVMWHQMDENLLATAATNGAVVTWNLGKPSRNKQDQLFTEHKRTVNKVCFHPTEVYMLLSGSQDGYMKCFDLRKKGSASTFSGQSESVRDVQFSIRDYFTFAASFENGNVQLWDIRRPDRYERMFTAHNGPVFCCDWHPEDRGWLATGGRDKMVKVWDITTNRAKEIHCVQTIASVARVKWRPERKYHLATCSMMVDHNIYVWDVRRPFIPFATFEEHKDVTTGIVWRHLHDPGFLLSGSKDSTLYQHKFKDASRPVDKANPEGLCFGLFGDLAFAAKESLISGGGDSNRKPYGGGGDRRYPIFFFKKPDLTEQFAHVSSALSVFETDLESSRMDWFVKTARRYLLSGKPFGELCDHNAKVAKELNRPQVATTWTMLRIMYSDPGSLTTATGISKGGSIPLMNSFNMKEIAAGGLGSEGRLDRAKGETRQDSTHLDPGNSLLNNNDENEETEGSEGPADYLFGDAELEDDDLYPMENENATAEEAEYILPQEAFPLRHEIMDNPSVPEHLQDKVDSPHVSGNEAETVCLTPIKSFSLISISQPLYESHLPASFFSPVVREMLQHYAEAGDVQMAVSVLIVLGDRIRKEVDEVTQEHWYTSYIDLLQRFKLWNVSNEVIKLSTSSAINCLNQTSTTLHINCSNCKRPMSNKGWICDRCHQCASICAVCHHVVKGLFVWCQGCSHGGHLEHIMNWLKSSSHCPAGCGHLCEYT; this is encoded by the exons ATGGTAAAGCTACTTCTTGCCCATCAGAAG GCCAAGGCTGTTGGGCCCCAGGACTCGGAAGACCAGGCCACAAGGGGGCACAGCTACCAGTGTAGTCTACAGCAG AAAATGGAAAAGATGGCGCGTGTGACCACGGCTCTGGGCAGCAACACCATCAGTGGGTGCACCATGTTCTGCCACCTGGACGCCCCCGCGAATGCCATCAGCGTGTGCCGTGACGCCGCGCAGGTGGTGGTGGCCGGCCGAAACATCTTCAAGATCTATGCCTTGGAGGAGGAGCAGTTCGTGGAGAAGCTAAACCTGCGCGTGGGCCGCAAGCCCTCCCTCAACTTCAGCTGCGCCGATGTCATGTGGCATCAGATGGACGAGAACCTGCTGGCCACAGCGGCCACCAACGGCGCGGTGGTCACGTGGAACCTGGGCAAACCATCCCGCAACAAGCAGGACCAGCTGTTCACGGAGCACAAGCggactgtcaacaaggtctgCTTCCACCCCACTGAGGTGTACATGCTGCTGAGCGGCTCGCAGGATGGCTACATGAAGTGCTTCGACCTGCGCAAGAAGGGGTCAGCCAGCACCTTTTCAG gGCAGTCCGAAAGTGTGAGGGACGTGCAGTTCAGCATCCGGGATTACTTCACTTTCGCTGCATCCTTTGAGAACGGGAACGTGCAGCTGTGGGATATTCGGCGCCCTGATCGATATGAGAGGATGTTCACCGCGCACAACGGGCCGGTCTTCTGCTGTGACTGGCACCCTGAGGACCG GGGCTGGCTGGCAACAGGGGGCCGTGACAAGATGGTTAAAGTGTGGGACATAACGACGAACCGCGCCAAGGAGATCCACTGCGTGCAGACCATCGCCTCGGTGGCGCGGGTGAAGTGGCGGCCGGAGCGCAAGTACCACCTGGCCACCTGCTCCATGATGGTGGACCACAACATCTACGTGTGGGACGTGCGCCGGCCGTTCATCCCCTTCGCCACCTTCGAGGAGCACAAGGATGTCACCACGGGCATCGTGTGGCGCCACCTCCACGACCCCGGCTTCCTGCTCTCAGGCTCCAAGGACAGTACCCTCTACCAGCACAAGTTCAAGGACGCCAGCCGGCCCGTGGACAAGGCCAACCCAGAGGGGCTGTGCTTCGGGCTGTTCGGGGACTTGGCCTTCGCGGCCAAGGAGAGTCTGATCAGCGGCGGTGGTGACTCCAACCGCAAACCGTACGGGGGCGGGGGCGACCGGCGCTACCCCATCTTCTTCTTCAAGAAGCCCGACCTCACTGAGCAGTTCGCCCACGTGTCGAGCGCGCTCAGCGTCTTCGAGACTGACCTGGAGAGCAGCCGCATGGACTGGTTCGTCAAGACCGCCCGCCGCTACCTGCTGAGCGGCAAGCCCTTCGGGGAGCTGTGCGACCACAACGCCAAGGTAGCCAAGGAGCTCAATCGACCCCAG GTAGCGACAACCTGGACTATGCTGAGGATTATGTATTCAGATCCAGGGAGCCTCACTACAGCCACAGGCATTAGCAAAGGGGGATCTATACCTCTCATGAACAG CTTCAATATGAAGGAGATTGCAGCAGGCGGTCTGGGGAGCGAGGGCAGGCTGGATCGGGCAAAAGGGGAGACTCGGCAGGACAGCACCCACCTGGACCCAGGAAACTCCCTACTCAACAACAACGACG AGAATGAGGAAACGGAGGGCAGTGAGGGTCCGGCAGATTACCTCTTTGGAGACGCGGAGCTAGAGGACGATGACCTATACCCGATGGAGAACGAGAACGCGACGG CGGAGGAGGCAGAGTACATCCTGCCCCAGGAGGCGTTCCCTCTGCGCCACGAGATCATGGACAACCCCTCCGTGCCAGAGCACCTGCAGGACAAGGTGGACTCGCCCCACGTGAGCGGCAACGAGGCGGAGACGGTGTGCCTGACCCCCATCAAGTCCTTCTCCCTCATCTCCATCTCCCAGCCCCTGTATGAGAGCCACCTGCCGGCCAGCTTCTTCAGCCCCGTGGTGCGTGAGATGCTACAGCACTACGCCGAGGCCGGCGACGTGCAGATGGCCGTGTCCGTGCTCATCGTCCTGGGAGACCGCATCCGCAAGGAGGTGGACGAGGTCACTCAG GAGCACTGGTACACGTCGTACATTGATCTCCTGCAGCGCTTCAAGCTGTGGAACGTCTCCAACGAGGTGATCAAGCTCAGCACCAGTAGTGCCATCAACTGCCTCAACCAGACCTCCACCACCCTCCACATCAACTGCAGCAACTGCAAGCGACCCATGAGCAACAAGGGCTGGATCTGCGACAG GTGTCACCAGTGTGCCAGTATCTGCGCCGTGTGTCACCACGTGGTGAAGGGGCTCTTTGTCTGGTGCCAGGGCTGCAGCCATGGGGGGCACCTGGAGCACATCATGAACTGGCTGAAGAGCAGCTCACACTGCCCGGCCGGCTGCGGGCACCTGTGTGAATACACCTGA